One window from the genome of Deinococcota bacterium encodes:
- a CDS encoding aldo/keto reductase, translating to MDYVNLGKTGLKVSRLCLGMMSYGTPEWRDWVLSEEASRPFILRALEAGITFFDTANMYSLGVSEEVTGRALKDFARRDEVVIASKVYFPMGDKPNQGGLSRKHILDACDASLKRLGSDYIDLYQIHRWDYHTPIEETLGALHDLVSSGRVRYIGASSMFAWQFMGALYKADSGLTRFVSMQNHYNLIYREEEREMIPLCRAEGVAVLPWSPLARGYLTRPPGAKESTARGKVDDYAKKLYTREGDDEVVGRVAELAERRGVSQAQVALAWLLHKPVVTAPIIGATKMQHLDDAIAALALELTAEEIAQLEAPYRPHPVLGHGYK from the coding sequence ATGGACTATGTGAATCTCGGCAAGACCGGCCTCAAGGTTTCCCGCCTCTGTCTCGGCATGATGAGCTACGGCACGCCCGAGTGGCGCGACTGGGTGCTCTCCGAGGAGGCGAGCCGGCCCTTCATCTTGCGCGCGCTCGAGGCGGGCATCACCTTCTTCGACACCGCCAACATGTACTCGCTGGGCGTGAGCGAGGAGGTGACGGGCCGGGCGCTAAAGGACTTCGCCAGGCGCGACGAGGTGGTCATCGCCTCCAAGGTCTACTTTCCGATGGGGGACAAGCCGAACCAGGGCGGGCTGTCGCGCAAGCACATCCTGGACGCCTGCGACGCCTCCTTGAAGCGGCTCGGCAGCGACTACATCGACCTCTACCAGATCCACCGCTGGGACTACCACACGCCCATCGAGGAGACCTTGGGGGCGCTTCACGACCTCGTCTCTTCGGGCCGGGTGCGCTATATCGGCGCCTCGAGCATGTTCGCCTGGCAGTTCATGGGCGCGCTCTACAAGGCCGACAGCGGCCTGACCCGCTTTGTCAGCATGCAAAACCACTACAACCTGATCTACCGCGAGGAGGAGCGCGAGATGATCCCGCTCTGTCGGGCCGAGGGCGTCGCCGTCTTGCCCTGGAGCCCGCTGGCGCGTGGCTACCTGACGCGCCCTCCGGGCGCCAAGGAGAGCACTGCCCGCGGCAAGGTGGACGACTACGCGAAGAAGCTCTACACCCGCGAGGGCGACGACGAGGTGGTCGGTCGCGTGGCGGAGCTCGCCGAGCGGCGCGGCGTCAGCCAGGCGCAGGTCGCCTTGGCCTGGCTCCTGCACAAGCCTGTTGTGACCGCGCCCATCATCGGCGCCACGAAGATGCAGCACCTGGACGACGCCATCGCCGCCCTGGCGCTCGAGCTCACCGCAGAGGAGATCGCGCAGCTCGAGGCGCCGTACCGGCCGCACCCGGTCCTGGGA
- a CDS encoding SDR family oxidoreductase translates to MDLGIRGKLALVTGASQGIGRAVAERLAAEGVRVVLSARGEGLLHSAVERIRLAGGEAFGVAADVSRAEGVAAGLARVREQHGDPDILVVNAGGPPAGLAAEMSDEAWAKGYELTLMSAVRLARGALPAMREEGWGRIINVTSLSVREPVARLALSNAFRAGVTGFAKTLASEVAAEGITVNNVAPGYTATERLGELFKDQEALDGLIATIPARRLADPAETAAAVVFLASRRAAYITGQTLLVDGGLAGSPF, encoded by the coding sequence GTGGATTTAGGCATTCGCGGCAAGCTGGCCCTGGTGACCGGGGCCTCGCAGGGGATCGGCCGGGCGGTCGCCGAGAGGCTGGCCGCCGAAGGGGTCAGGGTGGTCTTGAGCGCTCGAGGCGAAGGGCTACTCCATAGCGCCGTCGAGAGAATCCGCCTCGCGGGCGGCGAGGCCTTTGGCGTCGCCGCCGACGTGAGCCGGGCCGAGGGCGTCGCCGCGGGGCTGGCGCGGGTGAGAGAGCAGCACGGCGACCCGGACATCCTGGTCGTCAACGCCGGCGGCCCGCCCGCCGGCCTGGCCGCCGAGATGAGCGACGAGGCCTGGGCCAAGGGCTACGAGCTGACGCTCATGTCGGCGGTGCGGCTGGCGCGTGGCGCTCTGCCGGCCATGCGGGAGGAGGGCTGGGGCAGAATCATCAATGTCACCAGCCTGTCGGTGCGCGAGCCCGTTGCTCGGCTGGCGCTCTCCAACGCCTTTCGCGCCGGGGTGACGGGCTTCGCCAAGACGCTCGCCAGCGAAGTCGCCGCCGAGGGTATCACCGTCAACAACGTCGCGCCCGGCTACACCGCCACCGAGCGCCTGGGCGAACTCTTCAAGGACCAGGAGGCCCTGGATGGGCTCATCGCCACGATCCCCGCCCGCCGCCTCGCCGACCCCGCCGAGACGGCCGCGGCGGTCGTCTTTCTGGCCTCGCGGAGGGCGGCCTACATCACCGGCCAGACCCTCCTGGTGGACGGCGGCCTCGCGGGTTCGCCCTTCTAG
- a CDS encoding S8 family serine peptidase translates to MTRFRLLCLLALASLLSACFPPDELPEDSFSLSAIPATVSLAPGESGGSYLALERAESFREPIEVTVLGLDAARGVQVTLGPAPVYGESSALAFSLDADAPPQRLELSVLARSRNLEKTTPLTLTVGPREDAGPATVSGRVTTANAEIAIEAPTFGIQAFGEAASAGTAQQGDAQQGDGDATQDGAQDGAQGAYAPGELLVQYQDAPEAGEALGPADLRYLLTAQAVGEDYLLEPLRAGEPGRPDLVRVPDGQDPKRLAASLSRDPRVRYAEPNYYLRTAALPDDPLLNEQWAAAAAGLPVAWAQETGAGSPVVVAVIDSGFDLQHQDLAPRLLPGYDFCSKLNGSCSAAGTPTSDDPSFGSFQNAHGSHVAGTLGAVGGNGLGVTGAAYGSSIRLLPVKIFNGNGGGATTSSFIDGIRWAAGLGVTTTDGKRVRNPNPARVINLSLGVDRPSTAMQGAIDEARRRGAVIIAATGNAGADRVWSPAAADGVIGVGSHNQSFTRSCFSNYGLPAGPNGPGGVDIVAGGGETCGVRQSIVSTVPEDTYGYLVGTSMAAPLVSGVAALILSRFPELSVEEVEARLLETAFFDARYMSAEEYGAGVLRADRALGLAGPGDPVIVRSLGSERTGVAVLDLYGGSFPYTLPGLPTGNASLRAGPDSPGSLRGARSLALRAGVTEADIPLEYEP, encoded by the coding sequence ATGACGCGCTTTCGCCTCCTCTGCCTGCTCGCGCTGGCCTCGTTGCTCAGCGCCTGTTTCCCGCCCGATGAGCTGCCCGAGGACAGTTTCAGCCTGAGCGCCATTCCGGCGACGGTTTCGCTCGCCCCCGGCGAGTCGGGGGGCAGCTATCTGGCACTCGAGCGCGCCGAGAGCTTCCGCGAGCCCATCGAGGTCACGGTGCTCGGTCTGGACGCGGCCCGGGGCGTCCAGGTGACGCTAGGCCCCGCTCCCGTCTACGGCGAGAGCAGCGCGCTCGCCTTCAGCCTGGACGCGGACGCGCCGCCGCAAAGGCTCGAGCTGAGCGTCTTAGCGCGCAGCCGCAACCTCGAGAAGACCACCCCGTTGACCTTGACGGTCGGCCCGCGCGAGGACGCCGGCCCGGCGACGGTGAGCGGCCGGGTCACCACCGCCAACGCCGAGATCGCTATCGAGGCGCCTACCTTCGGCATCCAGGCGTTCGGAGAGGCCGCGTCTGCGGGGACGGCGCAACAGGGTGACGCACAACAGGGTGATGGTGACGCTACCCAGGACGGGGCACAGGACGGTGCCCAGGGCGCCTACGCGCCGGGCGAGCTTCTCGTGCAGTACCAAGACGCCCCCGAGGCCGGCGAGGCACTCGGCCCGGCCGACCTTCGCTACCTCCTCACCGCCCAGGCGGTCGGCGAGGACTATCTGCTCGAGCCCCTGCGCGCAGGCGAGCCCGGCCGCCCCGACCTCGTCCGGGTGCCGGACGGACAGGACCCGAAGCGCCTGGCCGCGAGCCTGAGCCGCGACCCGCGCGTGCGCTACGCCGAGCCCAACTACTACCTGAGGACCGCCGCCCTGCCCGACGACCCCCTCCTGAACGAGCAGTGGGCGGCCGCGGCGGCGGGCCTGCCCGTGGCCTGGGCGCAGGAAACGGGCGCCGGCAGCCCCGTCGTCGTCGCCGTCATCGACTCGGGCTTCGACCTTCAGCATCAGGACCTCGCCCCGCGCCTCTTGCCGGGCTACGACTTCTGCAGCAAGCTGAACGGCTCCTGCTCGGCGGCCGGCACGCCGACGAGCGACGACCCCAGCTTCGGCTCCTTTCAAAACGCCCACGGCAGCCACGTCGCCGGCACCCTCGGCGCGGTCGGTGGCAACGGTCTGGGCGTGACCGGCGCGGCCTACGGCTCGAGCATCAGGCTCTTGCCGGTCAAGATCTTCAACGGCAACGGCGGCGGCGCCACCACCAGCTCCTTTATCGACGGCATCCGCTGGGCGGCGGGCCTCGGCGTCACCACCACCGACGGCAAGCGCGTCCGCAACCCCAACCCCGCGCGCGTCATCAACCTGAGCCTGGGCGTCGACCGCCCCAGCACCGCCATGCAGGGCGCCATCGACGAGGCCAGGCGGCGCGGCGCGGTGATCATCGCGGCGACCGGCAACGCCGGCGCCGACCGCGTCTGGAGCCCCGCCGCCGCCGACGGCGTGATCGGCGTGGGCTCGCACAACCAGTCCTTCACCCGCTCATGCTTTTCCAACTACGGCCTGCCCGCGGGCCCCAACGGCCCCGGCGGCGTGGACATCGTCGCGGGCGGCGGCGAGACCTGCGGCGTTCGCCAGTCCATCGTAAGCACCGTGCCCGAGGACACCTACGGCTATCTGGTGGGCACCTCGATGGCCGCGCCGCTCGTCTCGGGCGTCGCCGCGCTCATCCTCAGCCGCTTTCCCGAGCTCAGCGTCGAGGAGGTCGAGGCCCGCCTCCTGGAGACCGCCTTCTTCGACGCGCGCTACATGAGCGCGGAGGAGTACGGCGCGGGCGTCTTGCGCGCCGACCGCGCCCTCGGCCTCGCCGGTCCCGGCGACCCCGTCATCGTCCGCAGCCTGGGGAGCGAACGCACGGGCGTCGCCGTGCTCGACCTCTACGGGGGCTCGTTCCCCTACACGCTGCCGGGGCTGCCGACCGGCAACGCTTCGCTGCGCGCCGGCCCCGACAGCCCCGGCAGCCTGCGCGGCGCGCGCAGCCTGGCCCTGCGGGCGGGCGTGACCGAGGCGGACATCCCGCTGGAGTACGAACCGTGA
- a CDS encoding Uma2 family endonuclease, protein MSAQVETRAATADELFDMPDDGFRYELVGGELKQMSPPGEEHGIVTMAIGASLYSHVKASGLGRVYAAETGFKLTSNPDTVRASDVAFVSQGRLDERAPGTGYRPEAPDLAVEVVSPSDRYNEVEEKVLEWLEAGTAMVLVVNPKTRTVTMYRSRHDVHVLTEEDVIDGADIVPGWTLPVSDLFV, encoded by the coding sequence ATGAGCGCGCAGGTAGAGACGCGGGCAGCGACCGCGGATGAACTGTTCGACATGCCGGATGACGGCTTCCGTTACGAGCTCGTCGGGGGGGAACTCAAACAGATGTCACCACCGGGAGAGGAGCACGGTATCGTCACTATGGCGATAGGCGCGTCGCTCTATAGCCACGTCAAGGCCAGCGGGCTTGGCAGAGTCTACGCTGCTGAGACGGGCTTCAAGCTGACCTCCAACCCGGATACCGTGCGCGCTTCGGACGTGGCGTTCGTGAGTCAGGGGCGTCTGGACGAGCGGGCGCCGGGTACAGGTTACCGACCCGAAGCCCCGGACCTGGCGGTAGAGGTTGTTTCCCCCAGCGACCGCTACAACGAGGTCGAGGAGAAGGTTCTCGAATGGCTCGAGGCCGGCACGGCTATGGTGCTCGTGGTCAACCCCAAGACGCGCACCGTTACGATGTACCGCTCGCGCCACGACGTTCACGTCCTTACCGAAGAGGACGTGATAGACGGCGCGGACATTGTCCCCGGCTGGACATTGCCGGTCAGCGATCTGTTCGTATAG
- a CDS encoding serine hydroxymethyltransferase gives MITSPAKDSNKDGNKDGNKDGKSRSEALQDEEVFALLEREFERQRDGLELIASENFASPAVMAAAGSVATNKYAEGYPGKRWYGGCEVIDELEALAIERAKRLFGAAWVNVQPHSGSSANMAVYYALLTPGDTILGMSLAQGGHLTHGSPVNFSGMHYKVVGYDVDKESERIDMAVVRRLALEHRPKMIIAGASAYSRVLDFAAFREIADEVGAFLLVDMAHIAGLVAAGVHPSPLPHAHVVTTTTHKTLRGPRGGLILSGDEALGKRIDKLIFPGIQGGPLEHIVAAKAVALFEALQPEFKDYSERVVANARALAAALAARGYRIVSGGTDNHVFLVDLRPAGLTGKKAQARLDKVTITVNKNAIPYDPESPFVTSGIRLGTPALTTRGFDEAEMETVAELIHRALRGEDAEALREEVRALAGRYPMP, from the coding sequence ATGATCACCAGTCCAGCCAAAGACAGCAACAAGGACGGCAACAAGGACGGCAACAAGGACGGCAAGAGCAGGTCCGAGGCGCTTCAGGACGAGGAGGTTTTTGCCCTCTTGGAGCGCGAGTTCGAGCGCCAGCGCGACGGGCTCGAGCTCATCGCCTCGGAGAACTTCGCCTCGCCGGCGGTGATGGCGGCGGCGGGCTCCGTCGCCACCAACAAGTACGCCGAGGGCTACCCCGGCAAGCGCTGGTACGGCGGCTGCGAGGTCATCGACGAGCTCGAGGCTTTGGCCATCGAGCGCGCCAAGCGGCTCTTCGGCGCGGCCTGGGTCAATGTCCAGCCGCACTCGGGCTCGTCGGCGAACATGGCCGTCTACTACGCGCTGCTAACCCCGGGCGACACCATCTTAGGCATGAGCCTGGCGCAGGGCGGCCACCTCACCCACGGCTCGCCGGTCAACTTCAGCGGCATGCACTACAAGGTCGTCGGCTACGACGTGGACAAGGAGAGCGAGCGCATCGACATGGCCGTGGTGCGGCGGCTCGCCCTGGAGCACAGGCCCAAGATGATCATCGCCGGGGCCTCGGCCTACAGCCGCGTCCTCGACTTCGCCGCGTTTAGAGAGATCGCCGACGAGGTCGGCGCCTTTTTGCTGGTGGACATGGCCCACATCGCCGGCCTGGTGGCGGCGGGCGTTCACCCGAGCCCCCTCCCGCACGCGCACGTGGTCACCACCACCACCCACAAGACGCTGCGCGGCCCGCGCGGCGGTCTCATCCTGTCGGGAGACGAGGCGCTCGGCAAGAGGATCGACAAGCTGATCTTCCCCGGCATCCAGGGCGGGCCTTTGGAGCACATCGTCGCCGCCAAGGCCGTGGCCCTGTTCGAGGCCCTCCAACCCGAGTTCAAGGACTATAGCGAGAGGGTCGTCGCCAATGCCCGGGCGCTCGCCGCGGCCCTGGCCGCACGTGGCTACCGCATCGTTTCCGGCGGCACCGACAACCACGTCTTTTTAGTGGACCTGCGGCCGGCGGGGCTCACCGGCAAAAAGGCTCAGGCGAGACTCGACAAGGTGACCATCACCGTCAACAAGAACGCTATTCCCTACGACCCCGAGAGCCCTTTCGTCACCTCGGGCATCCGCTTGGGCACGCCCGCCTTGACCACCCGCGGCTTCGACGAGGCGGAGATGGAGACCGTCGCCGAGCTCATCCACCGCGCCCTGCGCGGCGAGGACGCGGAGGCGCTGCGTGAGGAGGTAAGGGCACTAGCAGGCCGCTACCCGATGCCCTAG
- a CDS encoding acyl-CoA dehydrogenase family protein, with amino-acid sequence MAVTDKGVSQRGGGGFLIARHPAESILIPESFDDELKMMGQTAQRFVEREILPVFDEMERLSYELSVEKMRKAGEQGLLAVDIPEAYGGLDGSKAASMLVCEKLARSGSFNVTFNAHTGIGTLPLVYFGNKAQHETYLPGLATGERIAAYCLTESGSGSDSRAAKTRAVLNEAGTHYLLSGTKMWISNAGFADLFTVFAQVDGELFTAFLVERGTSGLSFGAEEKKMGIKGSSTRQLILENAPVPVDNVLGEIGKGHLIAFGILNIGRLKLAAGAIGGCKEMVRLAANYALEREQFGQPIASFGLIQEKLGAMAADTFALETAVYRMTGDLDARLAGKETQEEKLKAIDDYVVEYSFIKVAGSEILGEVIDEALQIHGGNGFSAEYSVELAYRNARINRIFEGTNEINRLLTTGQLLKRAMKGKLDLMGAVQEAMGGEPVSAVEAPDGLRDAYLAAENLKRATLLVTGSAAMTYGQGIEREQEVMARAADMVTAVYLAESALLRAERLSGSGRGEVAGLMARLFAFDAVDRARLYGGEALRRIGGAEESAKDNLGKLNRFLPEHGVDLIGLRREVAAAVCEARAYPLA; translated from the coding sequence ATGGCGGTAACGGACAAGGGCGTTTCGCAGAGGGGAGGGGGCGGCTTTCTCATCGCGCGCCACCCAGCCGAGAGCATCCTCATCCCCGAGAGCTTCGACGACGAGCTCAAGATGATGGGGCAAACCGCGCAGCGTTTCGTCGAGCGCGAGATCCTGCCCGTCTTCGACGAGATGGAAAGGCTCTCTTATGAGCTTTCCGTCGAGAAGATGCGCAAGGCGGGCGAGCAGGGCCTGCTCGCCGTCGATATTCCCGAGGCTTATGGCGGCTTGGACGGCTCCAAGGCCGCCAGTATGCTCGTCTGCGAAAAGCTCGCCCGTTCGGGCTCCTTCAACGTCACCTTCAATGCCCACACCGGCATCGGCACCCTGCCGCTCGTCTACTTCGGCAACAAGGCGCAGCACGAGACGTACCTGCCGGGGCTGGCGACGGGCGAAAGAATCGCCGCCTACTGCCTCACCGAGTCCGGCAGCGGCTCGGACTCCCGCGCCGCCAAGACCAGGGCCGTTCTCAACGAGGCGGGCACCCATTACCTCCTGAGCGGCACCAAGATGTGGATCTCCAACGCGGGCTTCGCCGACCTCTTCACCGTCTTCGCGCAAGTGGACGGCGAGCTGTTCACGGCCTTTCTGGTCGAGCGGGGTACCTCTGGCCTCTCCTTTGGCGCCGAGGAGAAGAAGATGGGCATCAAGGGCTCGTCGACGCGGCAGCTGATCTTGGAGAACGCGCCCGTTCCCGTCGACAACGTCCTGGGCGAGATCGGCAAGGGCCACCTCATCGCCTTTGGGATCTTGAACATCGGCCGCCTCAAGCTGGCCGCCGGGGCCATCGGCGGCTGCAAGGAGATGGTCCGGCTGGCCGCGAATTACGCCCTGGAGCGCGAGCAGTTCGGCCAGCCGATCGCCAGCTTCGGCCTCATCCAGGAAAAGCTGGGGGCGATGGCCGCCGACACTTTTGCCCTAGAAACCGCCGTCTACCGCATGACCGGCGACCTGGACGCGCGCCTGGCCGGCAAGGAGACGCAAGAGGAGAAGCTCAAAGCCATCGACGACTACGTCGTCGAGTACTCCTTCATCAAGGTCGCCGGCTCGGAGATCTTGGGAGAGGTCATCGACGAGGCCCTGCAGATCCACGGCGGCAACGGCTTCAGCGCCGAGTACTCCGTCGAGCTGGCCTACCGCAACGCGCGCATCAACCGCATCTTCGAGGGCACCAACGAGATCAACCGCCTGCTGACCACCGGCCAGCTCCTAAAGCGCGCCATGAAGGGCAAGCTGGACCTCATGGGCGCCGTCCAGGAGGCGATGGGAGGCGAGCCCGTCAGCGCGGTGGAAGCCCCCGACGGGCTCAGGGACGCCTACCTCGCCGCCGAGAACCTGAAGCGGGCGACGCTCCTGGTGACGGGCTCGGCGGCCATGACCTACGGGCAGGGCATCGAACGTGAGCAGGAGGTGATGGCAAGGGCGGCCGACATGGTCACGGCCGTCTACCTGGCCGAGTCCGCGCTGCTTCGCGCCGAGCGTCTGTCCGGAAGTGGCCGGGGCGAGGTCGCCGGGCTGATGGCGCGGCTCTTTGCCTTTGACGCCGTCGACCGCGCTCGCCTTTACGGCGGCGAGGCACTGCGCCGCATCGGCGGCGCGGAGGAGAGCGCCAAGGACAACCTGGGCAAGCTGAACCGCTTCCTGCCCGAGCACGGCGTGGACCTCATCGGCTTGCGCCGCGAGGTCGCCGCGGCGGTCTGCGAGGCGAGAGCCTACCCGCTCGCCTGA
- the fni gene encoding type 2 isopentenyl-diphosphate Delta-isomerase: MTATNPSATLERKRKHVEVCLSEQVNFETRTTGFERFDLPYLALPEQDLAGVDTETMFLGRTLQAPVLIGAMTGGAELSARINKNLAQAAQHLGLGLMLGSQRVMLEDEAAIASFAVRPFARATLLVGNLGLAQLNRGYGYAEVMRAIEVIEADALAFHANPLQEAFQQSGDTDFSGILDKLHDLVPRVPYPLMLKEVGHGLSARVAERVREVGFSALDVAGAGGTSWARVEEFVLYGEVRHRDLAEWGIPTAEALVQVHGVLPEMPLVASGGVRSGVDAVKALALGAQVVAVARPLLAPATDSVEAVVNWLEHFIWELKVAMYCSGAGDLEALHSLKLIRR; encoded by the coding sequence GTGACGGCGACGAACCCTTCGGCTACGCTGGAACGAAAGCGCAAGCACGTTGAGGTCTGTCTGAGCGAGCAGGTGAACTTCGAGACCCGCACGACCGGCTTTGAGCGCTTCGACCTGCCCTACCTCGCCCTGCCCGAGCAGGACCTCGCTGGGGTGGACACCGAGACCATGTTTTTGGGCCGCACCCTGCAGGCACCGGTCCTGATCGGCGCCATGACCGGCGGCGCGGAGCTGTCGGCGCGCATCAACAAGAACCTGGCCCAGGCCGCGCAGCACCTGGGTCTCGGCCTGATGCTGGGCTCGCAGCGGGTGATGCTCGAGGACGAGGCGGCGATCGCGTCCTTTGCCGTGCGCCCCTTTGCCCGCGCTACCCTGCTCGTCGGCAATCTGGGGCTGGCGCAACTGAACCGCGGCTACGGCTACGCCGAGGTGATGCGGGCCATCGAAGTCATCGAGGCCGATGCCCTGGCCTTTCACGCCAACCCCCTGCAGGAGGCCTTTCAGCAGAGCGGCGACACCGACTTTTCCGGTATCCTGGACAAGCTCCACGACCTGGTGCCCAGGGTTCCTTACCCCCTCATGCTCAAGGAGGTCGGCCACGGCCTCAGCGCCCGGGTGGCCGAGCGGGTCCGCGAGGTGGGCTTTTCCGCGCTCGACGTGGCCGGCGCGGGCGGCACCTCCTGGGCTAGGGTCGAGGAGTTCGTGCTCTACGGCGAGGTCCGTCACCGCGACCTGGCCGAGTGGGGCATTCCCACCGCCGAGGCGCTGGTGCAGGTTCACGGGGTCCTGCCCGAGATGCCGCTGGTGGCCTCGGGCGGCGTCCGCTCGGGCGTCGACGCGGTCAAGGCCTTAGCGCTCGGCGCGCAGGTGGTGGCGGTGGCCCGGCCGCTCCTCGCGCCCGCGACGGACTCGGTCGAGGCGGTGGTCAACTGGCTCGAGCACTTCATCTGGGAACTCAAGGTGGCCATGTACTGCTCGGGTGCAGGCGACCTCGAGGCCTTGCACAGTCTCAAGCTGATCAGGCGGTAG